The following are encoded together in the Bacteroidales bacterium MB20-C3-3 genome:
- a CDS encoding sodium-dependent transporter: MSDLNRDGFGSRFGVLVAVAGSAVGLGNLWRFPYMVGNNGGAAFIIIYLLFVVLLCLPIMFSEFIIGRRTQSNVFGAINKLAPKSPFLSIGVISVVASICIMAFYSVVGGWTIEYIFKSFSPDFLTANSASLESQFKEASTSSLVPIATHLAFLGLSALIVVAGIKNGIEKYSKILMPVLFFLVMLLAIRSMTLDGSSAGIKFLFYPDFSKITGATLIAALGQAFFSLSLGMGCIITYGSYVKKNENLFKVSLMTVAADTGFAILAGLAVMPAVFAFGISPGQGPSLVFITLPQIFAQLPFGNVIAIAFFFILFIAAITSAISLLEVIVAYFTEELKLTRKAAVLIAFTIIGIFGTLSSLSNGVLADVKIFGKTFFDLFDYTSSNILLPVGGLLVVMFVGWRMKKADVLDELTNGGSIAIKGFVLKWIIFTIKFLAPIAIALVLLSSIGFIKLF; the protein is encoded by the coding sequence ATGTCTGACTTGAATCGCGACGGCTTTGGCAGTCGTTTTGGTGTACTTGTGGCTGTAGCCGGATCTGCGGTGGGCCTTGGCAATCTTTGGAGATTCCCCTATATGGTGGGAAATAACGGAGGTGCAGCGTTTATAATTATTTATCTGCTCTTTGTAGTCCTGCTCTGTTTGCCGATTATGTTTTCCGAATTCATTATAGGCCGCAGAACACAGTCAAATGTCTTTGGTGCAATCAACAAACTTGCTCCCAAGTCTCCGTTTTTATCAATAGGAGTTATAAGCGTAGTGGCATCAATATGTATCATGGCCTTTTACAGCGTTGTTGGAGGATGGACAATAGAATATATTTTCAAGTCTTTCTCTCCTGACTTCCTGACAGCAAACAGTGCGAGTCTCGAGAGCCAGTTTAAAGAGGCCTCTACATCTTCACTTGTTCCAATAGCCACCCATCTCGCCTTTTTGGGACTCTCAGCACTCATAGTTGTTGCCGGGATAAAAAACGGTATTGAAAAATACTCCAAAATCCTCATGCCTGTACTCTTCTTCCTTGTTATGCTACTGGCAATAAGGTCAATGACTCTTGATGGCTCCTCTGCCGGTATAAAATTTCTTTTCTATCCGGACTTCTCAAAAATAACCGGAGCCACCCTGATTGCGGCACTCGGGCAGGCCTTCTTCTCGCTTAGCCTTGGTATGGGCTGCATTATAACCTATGGTTCGTATGTAAAGAAAAACGAGAACCTCTTTAAGGTCTCTCTCATGACTGTTGCTGCCGATACCGGTTTTGCAATTCTTGCGGGGCTCGCTGTAATGCCTGCTGTATTTGCCTTTGGTATCTCCCCCGGACAGGGGCCAAGCCTTGTTTTTATTACCTTGCCACAGATATTTGCACAATTGCCTTTTGGAAATGTAATTGCAATAGCATTCTTTTTTATCCTGTTCATAGCAGCTATTACCTCTGCAATCTCATTACTGGAAGTTATAGTTGCATACTTCACCGAGGAGCTCAAACTCACACGAAAGGCAGCCGTACTTATTGCCTTCACAATTATTGGAATTTTTGGGACTCTAAGCTCTCTCTCCAATGGCGTACTGGCAGATGTTAAGATATTCGGCAAAACATTCTTTGATCTCTTTGACTACACCTCTTCAAACATCCTGCTCCCTGTAGGGGGTCTTCTGGTTGTGATGTTTGTCGGGTGGAGAATGAAAAAAGCCGATGTTCTGGACGAACTCACAAATGGGGGTTCTATTGCAATAAAAGGATTTGTTCTCAAGTGGATTATCTTCACAATAAAATTCCTTGCTCCAATTGCCATAGCACTTGTGCTCCTCAGCTCCATCGGCTTCATCAAACTATTCTAG
- a CDS encoding inorganic diphosphatase: MTNSFNPWHCVSPGDKLPNIVNGVIEIPKGSRAKYELDKESGLLRLDRVLYTSVYYPANYGFIPQTYCGDKDPLDILILSQIEVVPLTIVPAKVIGVMRMLDGGEADDKIIAVAAGDPSVSHFNDISELPNHSISEMFSFFEDYKKLENKTVVVEKFLDKRTAIKILNEAFDLYNKLFKDSCPCRV, translated from the coding sequence ATGACAAACAGTTTCAACCCCTGGCATTGTGTTTCGCCCGGAGACAAACTTCCAAATATTGTAAACGGAGTAATAGAAATCCCAAAGGGGAGCAGAGCCAAATACGAACTTGACAAAGAGAGCGGGCTCTTAAGACTTGACAGGGTTCTCTATACTTCTGTATACTACCCCGCAAACTATGGATTCATTCCACAAACCTATTGTGGTGATAAAGATCCGCTTGACATCCTGATTCTATCTCAGATAGAGGTGGTTCCGCTTACAATTGTACCGGCCAAGGTAATAGGAGTTATGAGGATGCTTGATGGTGGTGAGGCCGATGATAAAATCATTGCCGTTGCCGCCGGAGACCCAAGCGTAAGCCACTTCAACGATATCTCAGAATTGCCAAACCACTCCATATCTGAGATGTTCAGCTTTTTTGAAGATTACAAAAAGCTTGAAAACAAAACCGTGGTAGTTGAGAAATTCCTCGACAAACGCACTGCCATTAAGATTCTTAACGAGGCATTTGATCTCTACAACAAGTTGTTTAAAGACTCTTGCCCCTGCCGCGTCTGA
- a CDS encoding nitronate monooxygenase, which yields MDNRVCNLFGIKYPIIQGGMVWCSGWKLASAVSKAGGLGLLGAGSMHPDNLRHHIVSCREALTENGVTLPFGVNVPLLYPQIEEIMNIIIEERVPIVFTSAGSPKKWTSVLKGHGIKVAHVVSSSAFALKCQEAGVDAVVAEGFEAGGHNGREETTTFCLIPAVREAITIPLIAAGGVATKAQYTAALALGAEGVQIGTRFALCKESSAHENFKIRCRGLKEGETKLLLKKLAPTRLADNQFSAAVIEAENRGASAEEMNELLGKSRAKAGIFLGDLDEGELEIGQIATLVRKEESAEEIIMDLI from the coding sequence ATGGATAACAGAGTTTGCAATTTATTTGGAATTAAATATCCCATTATTCAGGGCGGGATGGTTTGGTGCAGCGGATGGAAGCTGGCATCGGCAGTAAGCAAGGCAGGGGGGCTTGGGCTCTTGGGAGCAGGATCAATGCATCCCGATAATCTTCGTCATCACATAGTAAGCTGCCGCGAAGCACTTACTGAAAATGGCGTAACACTTCCCTTTGGAGTGAATGTACCACTTCTCTATCCGCAGATAGAGGAGATAATGAATATCATAATTGAGGAGAGGGTTCCAATTGTATTTACATCGGCAGGAAGCCCTAAAAAGTGGACATCAGTACTGAAAGGGCACGGAATTAAAGTGGCACACGTTGTTTCAAGCAGCGCGTTTGCTTTGAAGTGTCAGGAGGCGGGAGTTGATGCAGTTGTTGCCGAAGGGTTTGAGGCAGGCGGACACAACGGAAGGGAGGAGACCACCACATTTTGCCTCATTCCGGCAGTGAGAGAGGCCATCACAATTCCTCTGATTGCTGCAGGCGGAGTAGCCACAAAGGCTCAATACACAGCAGCCCTTGCACTGGGTGCGGAGGGTGTTCAGATAGGGACCCGATTTGCACTATGCAAGGAGAGTTCGGCACATGAAAATTTCAAAATCCGCTGCCGCGGACTAAAAGAGGGTGAGACAAAACTCCTTCTTAAAAAACTCGCCCCCACGCGTCTGGCAGACAATCAGTTTTCCGCCGCTGTTATTGAGGCAGAAAACCGGGGTGCATCTGCAGAGGAGATGAATGAACTTCTGGGCAAAAGCCGCGCAAAAGCAGGTATCTTCCTGGGTGATCTGGATGAGGGCGAGCTGGAGATAGGTCAAATTGCCACTCTGGTGAGAAAAGAGGAGAGTGCTGAGGAGATTATTATGGATTTAATTTAA
- a CDS encoding superoxide dismutase → MTTINKLEFHNLPYAYDALEPFIDKMTMEIHHSKHHKAYYDNMMNAVKGTDMEGKTLEEVFANMSKYPAAVRNNGGGYYNHNLYWEVMKVNGGKPSAKLEAAIVKTFGSMDELKKQFTDAGKTRFGSGWAWLSVDKDGKLFVSSTPNQDNPLMDVADKKGTPILGMDVWEHAYYLKYQNKRPDYTEAFWNVINWEAVSKKYDSIVK, encoded by the coding sequence ATGACAACTATAAACAAACTTGAGTTTCACAATTTACCTTACGCTTACGATGCACTTGAGCCATTTATTGACAAGATGACAATGGAGATTCACCACAGCAAACACCACAAGGCATATTATGACAATATGATGAATGCTGTTAAAGGTACAGATATGGAGGGCAAAACCCTTGAAGAGGTTTTTGCAAATATGAGCAAATACCCTGCAGCTGTGCGCAATAATGGTGGCGGATATTACAACCACAATCTCTACTGGGAGGTTATGAAAGTAAACGGTGGCAAGCCATCGGCAAAACTGGAGGCTGCAATTGTGAAGACTTTCGGATCAATGGACGAGCTAAAGAAACAATTTACGGACGCCGGCAAAACCCGCTTTGGAAGCGGCTGGGCATGGCTTAGCGTAGACAAGGACGGCAAACTGTTCGTATCATCTACTCCAAATCAGGACAACCCTCTAATGGATGTAGCAGATAAAAAAGGCACACCTATCCTTGGAATGGATGTCTGGGAGCATGCGTACTATCTGAAATATCAGAATAAGCGCCCTGACTATACAGAAGCTTTCTGGAATGTAATAAACTGGGAGGCCGTCTCAAAAAAGTACGATTCTATAGTTAAGTAA